The DNA segment TTGAATTGAGCGTTTTGACTAGCGGATGACATTATGATGGCTGTAAGCTGTTGTTCTTCGGATATTAGCATCTGTTCTTGCGATTATTTCCTTGCAACCACAGTAAGTAATGAAGCAATCATACTACATAAAACTATCTCCAGGCTTGCAAACTGCAACAAAATGGAAATGTGTGATGCTGAAAATTGGTGTTGAGATCCATCAACATCATACAGTAAAATAAAATGGATAGGTTAACCATCATCCTGAAGTTGAACGAGTTGCTTAGGCAaaagcactatatatatatatatatatatatatatatatatatatatatatatatatatatatatatatatatatatatatatatatatatataagaatactCTTGGATTTTATCAAAGTGTTAGAGCAACCTTATGTCGTGGCCGATGGATCAGCATAGCTTGATTCGATCCCAAAAGCACGAGGTCACTTGTGTGGTTGCTTCGGCGGGGGTGGTCGACGTCAGGTCAAGTCTGAATTTTGCCTCTAGAGTCAATTTGAGGTAGAGCAACGAGTTGTTCTTCCTTCCTTGTTGGGTTGTTGTTCCTTCTTCGTTGAGTTTCTACACACAAGCCAAAGTCGAGAGGAGGATTTTTCGATTCGACTCCTTTAAAACTTGAGTTAGTCTTGGGTGGTGGGTGTTAAAGAGAGTTTGAGTATTAAGTCCGACTTTTGACGTTGGTCAAGAGGCTAATTTTTATATCTGCGAATAAAGGTCGGTTATACATGGTCTGTTAATGACCGCTAACTTCTCGAGTGATCGACTCATACCTTCCATGTGGACGTTGACCGACCTGCACGGATTTGCACCACATGGTACCGTTTCAAGTTTCTCGGAGTGGCTCTGCACTATGCGTCTCCATCTTGCATAGCCTTGGGGTAGCGCGGGAGTAGGCGATGCTATTCCGAGTTTTCTAGCATGGCTCTGTACTATGCAGTGGCATCTTGTATAGCCTCGAGCAACGCGAGAGCAGACGACATCGTTCCAAGCTTTCCGGAGTGGCTCTGTACTATGCGACGTCATCTTGTACGACCTCAGGAAGTGCAAAAGCAGGCGATCGTCCTGTTCGAGTCCGAGGTGTTGCACCGAGCAATATACTATGTCAACCTTGAGGCTCTACGTTGATACTGAGTGTTACTTCGAGGATATTACCGGAATATGTCTTTATCACCAAGAAACCTATACGATGAAGAATGCATAGAAGACAGAAGTAGAAAGTCAATTATACTCACCGAAAGCTTAAACGAAAGTATCACAAACCCTAGAAAATCCCACACGCGATGCGATGCGATGCGATGGCAGTACCGAACCAGCTTTCTCCTGCACCCACCAACACAAGGAGTAAAACATTCTTCGCCCACTAAAGTGGGGAGGAATGCATATGAAAACCTCCACGTTGTATAAAgaagtttatatgaaattaatagatagtgaaattatttttttatccttttcattcaagttcAATGTTTTACAGGAatctgaatattattttttaaaatataagaatcaaaatattaattataattaactaaaagataatatataattactcCAAAATTTCATCATCTTTTACGGAGTAATCTAATCAAACTGACCGTCTTCGAGTCGTCGTTGCTTTTTACACTGGAAACCGTTCGTTTGTACATGTCACCATATTGGACGCCACACACACGTGCACTGCTTCCCAATCCACCTCATCCTCATCCTCGGCGGCGCCGCCGCACCCACCCGCCTCCCCCGCCACCGGCGCATCATCCGATCGGTCCCTCAGCTTCCCGATCGACGGCAAGGCGGACGGCCACGCGCCGTGGTCGGAGGGGCACCCCATGAAGTAGGGCACGCCGCAAACGCCGCCGATGGTGTCGATGCTGGCCATAACGGTGCACGCGGAGCTGGAGAACGATGGCCCACAGCTCTCCTCGTTGCCGTTGATGGTGACGAAGGACGCCTCCTGGCAGCAGGACGGCGAGGAAGGGGGATGGGAGACGGCGGCGGAGCGTACCTCCTCCTCCAGCCATTTCATCACTTCCGCCACCGCTGCCTCCCCCATCTCCACTTCCTGCTCTGCGTCGAAGATCGCGGCGGGGATCGTTTTGACAGCGTTCACCACCTCTCCTCCGTCGTCGTCATGCTCCTTCCGCTTTCGGCTGTCCGCCGTCTCCTCCATCGCTTCGTCTCTCGCAGCAGAGGAGGAGATCTGTGGGACGATATATGCTGGAGGGGCGAGGCTCGTCTGTCTCGACGCACACAGGGATTCGACGTCTCACATCACGTTACTACCACGGTGGGGTCAGAGAACAGATCCGTGACGTCAATAAGTACTGGGGATCCCTGTTTCCTGCCCCGTCTTGGGATCCCCAGCCCCAAACTCGTCGGTGGGCGAGAGGAGACCCGTTATATCATAACGTGGAAAAGCAATATGATACTTCCTACAAAATATCCATCTTCTTTGTCGTATATCTTTTTTCCTACAATCTAAAAATGATATCTTATCAGTTTATACAAATTCACTATGGAGGctacaaataccatcaaattattgaatcaagattttattcgtttggatcgttttgatggaacgaattttacccgttggcaagacaagatgaagttcatgttgactgctttgaagatcttctatgtgcttgatccaaatcttcaaccaattcctaATCCAACCGACGATGACACCGATGAAATCAAGGctaaacaaaagaaaataaatgaagatgaagtcatgtgtagaggacacattctcaatgctctttcggaccggttttatgatctttatacggtggaaccatctgcaaaagcaatttggaatgctttggaattcaaatatcatgccgaggaagaaggtacaaagaaatttttaatttctaaatattttgattacaagtttgtggatggcaagccaatcttggcacaagtacatgagttgcaggtcattgttaatcaattgaaggctgaaaaaattaaacttcctgaaccttttcaagtaggggctgtaatagccaagttgccttcatcttggaaagggtataggaagaagtttttgcatgactccaaggatattactttggagcaaattcaaaaacatcttcgaatcgaggaggaatcgaggatgagagataagagtgagaactctttttgcaatataaaaacaaatgttgtgaatcagcctgagaattccaacaaaagcaaacaaaacaaggagaatcattttggccccaaaagggatcaaagaaaatttaagaagccatagagtggaggctgttttgtttgtggaaaacctagtcattttgctagggattgcagatttaaaaaaggccagaaaccaaaagtcaactccgttgagggagatgataatataatcgctacggtgagcgaagtgaatgccatatttggcaaggtttctggttggtggtacgatacttgtgctaccgtccatgtttgctatgataagggactcttcaagacttacaaagaagtcacGGAAGGGTaagagattcaaatgggaaatgaagttcgttctaaggtgattggcaagggaaatgtggaactcactttcacttcaggtaagaaagtcactcttactaatgtttttcatgtaccggatatgagtagaaatttagtgagtgggaatctccttagcaaacctggaattaaatctatatttgaatccgggaagttaattctatcccgtaatgaaacttttgttagaaaaggctattccgctgagggaatggtcaaattatctattgttgacaatgattctaaagttaataaagatgttgcttctatttatatcgttgattcttattcattatgacaaagaagaggataaaacccactatggaaacaaataacaaacacaagatcaagaatactttaggaaagatatttaggcttgaaacgtgtataaacactttcctaaaaacgatatttgcaccctcttctcaataagattgctctgggtttgatgcaaatagttttagtggatatgacaagcctttagaagatctgtattgagcaaacaataaagaatcttcagagaggaattggagaatgtctaactcaatcacttggagagtaaagaagaagatcATGAAAGAATTGTCTATGTAATTTACCCCCAAATAGCTATTTATAGATATCTTCTCAAAAGACAcgacctttgaaaaataactaccaaaaaataaaagaaaacaccttttcaaataaatcttttgaaaagaaattctgaatttgaacaatttataacagttACTACCACGGGGTCAGAGAACAGATCCGTGACGTCAATAAGTACTGGGGATCCCTGTTTCCTGCCCCGTCCTGATTGGGATCCCCAGCCCCAAACTCGTCGGTGGGCGAGAGGAGACCCGTTATATCATAACGTGGAAAAGCAATATGATACTTCCTACAAAATATCCATCTTCTTTGTCGTATATCTTTTTTCCTACAATCTAAAAACGATATCTTAtgagtttatacaaattcactatggaggctacaaataccatcaaattattgaatcaagattttattcgtttggatcgttttgatggaacgaattttacccgttggcaagacaagatgaagttcatgttgactgctttgaagatcttctatgtgcttgatccaaatcttcaaccaattcctaATCCAACCGACGATGACACCGATGAAATCAAGGctaaacaaaagaaaataaatgaagatgaagtcatgtgtagaggacacattctcaatgctctttcggaccggttttatgatctttatacggtggaaccatctgcaaaagcaatttggaatgctttggaattcaaatatcatgccgaggaagaaggtacaaagaaatttttaatttctaaatattttgattacaagtttgtggatggcaagccaatcttggcacaagtacatgagttgcaggtcattgttaatcaattgaaggctgaaaaaattaaacttcctgaaccttttcaagtaggggctgtaatagccaagttgccttcatcttggaaagggtataggaagaagtttttgcatgactccaaggatattactttggagcaaattcaaaaacatcttcgaatcgaggaggaatcgaggatgagagataagagtgagaactctttttgcaatataaaaacaaatgttgtgaatcagcctgagaattccaacaaaagcaaacaaaacaaggagaatcattttggccccaaaagggatcaaagaaaatttaagaagccatagagtggaggctgttttgtttgtggaaaacctagtcattttgctagggattgcagatttaaaaaaggccagaaaccaaaagtcaactccgttgagggagatgataatataatcgctacggtgagcgaagtgaatgccatatttggcaaggtttctggttggtggtacgatacttgtgctaccgtccatgtttgctatgataagggactcttcaagacttacaaagaagtcacGGAAGGGTaagagattcaaatgggaaatgaagttcgttctaaggtgattggcaagggaaatgtggaactcactttcacttcaggtaagaaagtcactcttactaatgtttttcatgtaccggatatgagtagaaatttagtgagtgggaatctccttagcaaacctggaattaaatctatatttgaatccgggaagttaattctatcccgtaatgaaacttttgttagaaaaggctattccgctgagggaatggtcaaattatctattgttgacaatgattctaaagttaataaagatgttgcttctatttatatcgttgattcttattcattatgacaaagaagaggataaaacccactatggaaacaaataacaaacacaagatcaagaatactttaggaaagatatttaggcttgaaacgtgtataaacactttcctaaaaacgatatttgcaccctcttctcaataagattgctctgggtttgatgcaaatagttttagtggatatgacaagcctttagaagatctgtattgagcaaacaataaagaatcttcagagaggaattggagaatgtctaactcaatcacttggagagtaaagaagaagatcATGAAAGAATTGTCTATGTAATTTACCCCCAAATAGCTATTTATAGATATCTTCTCAAAAGACAcgacctttgaaaaataactaccaaaaaataaaagaaaacaccttttcaaataaatcttttgaaaagaaattctgaatttgaacaatttataacagttACTACCACGGGGTCAGAGAACAGATCCGTGACGTCAATAAGTACTGGGGATCCCTGTTTCCTGCCCCGTCCTGATTGGGATCCCCAGCCCCAAACTCGTCGGTGGGCGAGAGGAGACCCGTTATATCATAACGTGGAAAAGCAATATGGTGAAGCGCAGAATTGTAGGACGTGGCACGAGAAGagtagaggagaggagaggagagtttCGTAAACAAGTTGCGTGCTCGACGCATGAGACGGGATCTCCGGACTTGTAGGTGCACCGGCCGCTTCGCCGGTAAGAGTAATGGTGTACGTAACGTAACCTATTACCCTATATCTTAGATATGAGAACGAATCCGATGTATATACACTTATTAAAGACTAGCAATGCTCGAATCAAGCCAAGTCAATCATAAGATTCAGCAATCTTCATGAGTTTTGGCAGCTTTCCTTCTCTCGATCTAGAAAAGGAACTGCAAACATCCATTTAATTTCCTTAAATGCTGTGATCGTGAAGAGGAAGGCGCCCGGAACGCGCTGCCACCGGTGACATTTAATTTCCTTAACAGCTTTGTGTCGGAGTTACCACTGTGAAGGTTGAGAAAACGCCATGGTGAAGAGGAATAAGGTTGACGCATGGCGTCTTTTCGTCTCGACATGATCCGAACTCATATGCAAGAGTAATCGTATAAGCGTTTAATCAGGACTCAGACGACTCCATTGCTCTAACATTTTTTCGGTTCTTGGCAACACAAACAAGAGTCAAATTCAGAAAAAGAAACAATCTCAGCAACTAGCAAGACGAAAGCCAAATAGTAAAGCACAAAACTAGCTAGTAGCAAACTTTGACGCCTCCGGTGATGTACGATTGATTATTCAGAATCTTTACTCCGATCCTACGTTACTTAACCATCAGGAAATTTGGGCAGACCTGCGTGCAACTTTCGTGCTCGACTTTGATAGTTTACTTCGCTGTCGTAGTCGATGGAGGAACATCATTTCCGAGTTAGATTGCGACTCTTCTCCCACCTTGCACCTTATGCCTGAACAACGTGCTCCTGATCGCAACTAATTCACTGATCACATCTTTCATCTGCATTCGCTCCGGTGGCGATTCTTTGGTGCACTCGATGCCAATCCTAAGGATGGAGATTATGCACTCCACTGCATCTGCTTTCATACGCTCCATGTCTTGATGTGCTTCTTCTTCATCTCCCTCCTCCATTATCAACTGCAAGTTGGCATCCATGATATCGGCGACACGCTCTGGGAGCGTCATCTCCACGTATCGAGGTAGACTGAGACCGTTCTGGGCAGTCACATCCGTAGGTTTCTTTCCCGTGAACATCTCTAGCACGACTATTCCGTAGCTGTAGACATCCCCTTCGGTAGAAGCTTTATTGGCCACTCCATACTCTGCATCATCATGGTTAGAGTATGTATTCCGCAAAACTATAACCAAAAAGAGATGTCCGAATGAATGCCACCACATCGGCCATGAGTTCGTAACTGGATTGAACTCAAACCATGGCCAGGCTTTCCCAAACTTACATCTTTATCGGTCAAAGCAAATGGTAAACGAGAAATAATTAAGGTGGAGACGATAGAAGATGAGTGTGTACCTGGAGCGACGTATCCGATGGTTCCCTTCAGTATCATAGAGCTAGATGATCTTTGAGGTTCGGTGATGGGAACTCTGTTGAGGATCCTTGCCAGGCCGAAGTCGCCCACATGAGCCACCATGTCATTGTCCAGCAGAATGTTTCTGGGCTTTATATCACAGTGTACAATTGGATCTGGACCCTGGTGATGCAGATAGTCTAATGCGCAGGCCACGTCCATCAGAATGTTCAGCCTCTGGGTGAGGCTCAGCGTCCTCCGAGTTGGCCCTTGTGCGTCCGGATGAAGCCACTGGTCTAGATTCCCATTCGGCAAGAACTGGTAGACGAGTGCTTTGAAATCGTTGCCTCTGAAATCGATGCTTGCGCAAGCTGTCAATATCTTGACAAGATTTCGATGGCGTATGTTCCTCAGCGCGTCGCACTCGGCAATGAAACTCCTCGAAGATCCTCTCTGCTGCAGGTTGAAGACTTTTACTGCAACGACGTCGTACACGTCGACGACGCCGTTCATAAATCCTTTGTACACTGAACCATAGCCTCCCGCACCGATCAGATTTGCGGTGGAGAAACCATCAGTTGCTCTCAGCAACTCGGCGTAGGAGACCTTCTTATATCGATCTCCGATGCTTGTCATGGTGCGAGTTTCCCGCTTTGACTTTAGTATCCAACGAAGAGCGCAGAACGAAGAGAAAAGCAGGACCAGGCACACGGTTCCAGCGGCAGCCGAGATGATGGCGATCAGCTTTGGAGATGTATGCTTCTTCTTCGTGGAGGATCTGTGGAAGGAACACGGAGGCAATTTCAGATTCCGGACGCCCCCACAAAGCTTATTGTTTCCAGCAAACGAGAAGGCTCTCGCGTTCCGGAAGATCCCATCTGGTGGTATTTCGCCCTCAAAATTATTGAAGGAGATGTTGAGAAGCCTCAAGAATGGGAATCTCCCAAAAAAGCTGGGAATGCTCCCGGACAGGTTGTTCCGTGAAACATCCAATTCTTGAAGTCCCTTCAACCCGCTAAACGATGGAGGAAGGGGTCCGTCGAAAAGGTTCTCTTCCATATGGAGATACTGCAACACCTCACATCCGCCGATACTGCCAGGAATTTCGCCCGACAATTTGTTCTTGGAAACATCCAAAGCTCGAACATTCTTCAGGTTTCCCACCTGCGGAGGCAGGGATCCTGTCAGTGAATTGCTGGAAACGTTGAGGAACACGGTGAGAGTGGAGATGGATAGGATTTCTTTGGGCAATGTGCCGCTTAACTTGTTGAAAGAAAGGTCCAATGTATCCAGTGGGCAGCGTGCGAGAGTAAGAGGTATCGGTCCGTGCAGTTCATTGGAGGACACAAGAAGTGTAGACAATCCAGTTAGGTTGCCAAGGGTCGCCGGGATTTCTCCCGTTAACTTGTTATCTTCCAGAGCTATTCGTTGTAGACTCGGGAGGCTTCCAAGTGTTGCAGGAATCGGACCGCCGAGGAGGTTAGAGGACAGCCATACCTCGCTCAACTTAGCAAGGTTGACGATCTCAGCGGGAATGCTCCCAGCTATGTCGTTGGTGATCATGGACAGCCGTTCCAGGGTCGTAGACAAATTGGCTATCGATCTCGGTAAAATGCCGCCGAGATAGTTCCTCGATAGATCCAGTGCTCTAAGCTTGGTACAGTTGGATAGCGCAGCCAAAAAGCCCCATTCCACATCATTCCCTGCTTCTAGCTGGTTGTCGTAGAAACTCAAGATGTATAGATCTTTTACGGATCCCAAACTCGATGGAATGGTTCCCACCAGGAGGTTGCTAGAGAAATCAAGATTCCTCAGCCTCCCAAGGTTGCCGATCTCGGATGGGATGGTTCCAGCGAGCTGGTTGCCAGACAAATAAAGTAGAGTCAGGGGGACAAGATTTCCAATCTCGGATGGGATGCCTCCTGTGAGTTGATTATTCGAGAGATCAAGCAGAGCAAGGGAGGAGAGATTCCCTACTGCGGCAGGAATCGCCCCAGTGAGTTGGTTGTCATCCAGATACAGAGTGGTCAGGGTCGTAAGATTCATAAGCTCCGATGGAATGCCGCCTGCAAGATAATTATAGGACAAATCAACATGTGTCAGGGACGTGAGGTTCCCGATGGCGGCAGGAACAGAGGCGGTGAGTTGATTGTGTTGTAAATTGAGCTGGATCAACTCGGCAAGATTCCCAATAGCCGGAGGAATGCGTCCACTGAGGCTGTTGTTCCAAAGCGAAAGCACCTTGAGCTTGGAAAGGGATCCCAGCTGACTTGGGATTCCCCCCTCCAGCATATTATCCGTCAAACCAATAAGTTGGAGTTGCGAGCATCGGCCGATGCTGCGTGGGATTGCCCCGTGCAAGTTGTTGCCGTTCAGGCTGAGGTATCGAAGACGAGAACAGTTGCGAACCAGATTCACCAGAATCTTGCCTCCGGCGAGAGGATTGTAGCTCAGGTTGAGATGTCGAAGACGGGACAGCAAGCCCAGCTCTTGCGGAATGACACCCCGAAGACGGTTCTCAGGGAGGTGGAGCCTCTGGAGGAAGGTAAGATTGGATAGGGAGGGAGATATGGAACCCGCCAAGCCGAGAGACCCCAACCGCAGAGCTGTGACACGCGGTTGATGGTTGCGGAGGCGGCACCTCACACCCCGCCATTGGCAGAAATGCAAGGATGCATTGTTCCAGGAGGACAGCGCCCCCAGGGGATCGTCACGTATGAAGGACTTGAAGGAGAGGAGCGCCGCGCGGTCGGTGGCGAATTGGGTGGGTGGTGTCTCCGATCGGGAAGCTACCGACTTCACAGGACACGAGAGGAGAAGAAGCACTCGTACGACAATAAAAAAGGATGGCCAAAGGGCGCATGCAAATATGGTCTTCCTCATGCTTGACATGCACGGAGGCTCAGAAACGATCGACCATATGACAGTCTCCCCCGCTCgctcaaacacacacacacacacacacactctctctctctctctatatatacacACATCCCAGAGAGAGCTAGCTGGCTTTAAAGTCGTTTCCAAGGTAACTTTTCTCTGGTCGGCAATAACTCCGTGCCTTAGATTCATCCCTCCGGTGCAGTCATCCTACCGCTGCATGGACCGTAAGACACGCACGTAGTTAGTCAACGATTGCGTTGAACGTCGTTGCACTCACACCGTGATGCTACCACTGCGGTTTGGTGATGTCGAAGAAGCATTCATCACGCACTTGGCCGTGGTCGTGGTAGACCATGGGATGGGACGGGAGTTTGTCTGGACAGGTGTGAATGAAGATACTGCACCTAGCTGTGTTGATCAAGAAACAACGACTTCAACGCGGGTCAATGATTCTACTGATAACAAAACCATTCGTCACGCACCAGAGGAGAaatatttcagaccttttagacgGACGGTACCGGTGAAATGATTCCGGTTTCACACCATGAGAGACGTCGGAAGTCGGGGACGGATGGTCCAAACCATGATGGTGTTATTGGGAGGAGTAATCACGAAGTTAGCGTCATTGGAAGTCAAAATTCATCGTATAAGTTTGGTCAAGATATACACGGTGGTGCCCTGAGAAGATCATGAAGACTACGTTTGCCTACTTTTCAATGACAATTGAGTTCCAGAATCCAAAACCACGGATATACAAGCCTAATATTTAGCTACTACCCTTAAGCAGCAGTTCACAGGCTTGGCTTGCCATCATCAGATCCTATGGAAATAAGTTATAAGTAAAACAATGCTGAATTCATTGACAAGGGAATAATTATCCTGTCTGGATAGAGGTTAAACAACCAAAAGCTAGTTTTGCATCACAACAAAAGCAATTTGATACCTTATGTATTCAAGTACATAGATCCACCTCGGACTTCCTCCTTCGTTGCACATCCCTGAAAACAACATTGACCACATCCAAGGCTCGATGTGTCGATGAAAAAACACATTTCTTCCAAAAACTCTCGACGGGGACTCCCTTGCGATCTCAATCTCGATCATCATCAAACGGGTCCACTCCGAAGATGATCATCATGACGGGGCCAAAAATAAGGAACTTAGGATCGATACAAAACTAAACCGTAGTGACAAGCATAAGTAAACGAACGAGTAGATTAAAGAAAAAATGCATGCACCAGCCAGGAATCAAACTTAAGATCAACACTGAATCAAACAATAGTGACAAGCATAAGTTGAGTTCGCAATTGATGATGTCACGAATACCATCAATTGAATTGGTGAGTCGGTCTGGTTAGTGTAGGTCTATCATCGTGTCTCCTCCATGCTGACACGAGGGATGCTTTGGCTTGAGAGTGAAGAGGTTAGGTAGAGGGATTGAGATCTTCTTGACTAACATGGTTCTTTCTTGGTCGTTGAGTTGCCTTCCGGTAGCGGGATCATGTCCTGGGCACCAGTGGTCCTGTACGATAGGTTAGCATCATGGGATTCTCGACTCGACCCTT comes from the Musa acuminata AAA Group cultivar baxijiao chromosome BXJ2-8, Cavendish_Baxijiao_AAA, whole genome shotgun sequence genome and includes:
- the LOC135618375 gene encoding uncharacterized protein LOC135618375 translates to MEETADSRKRKEHDDDGGEVVNAVKTIPAAIFDAEQEVEMGEAAVAEVMKWLEEEVRSAAVSHPPSSPSCCQEASFVTINGNEESCGPSFSSSACTVMASIDTIGGVCGVPYFMGCPSDHGAWPSALPSIGKLRDRSDDAPVAGEAGGCGGAAEDEDEVDWEAVHVCVASNMVTCTNERFPV
- the LOC103996506 gene encoding receptor kinase-like protein Xa21; the encoded protein is MSSMRKTIFACALWPSFFIVVRVLLLLSCPVKSVASRSETPPTQFATDRAALLSFKSFIRDDPLGALSSWNNASLHFCQWRGVRCRLRNHQPRVTALRLGSLGLAGSISPSLSNLTFLQRLHLPENRLRGVIPQELGLLSRLRHLNLSYNPLAGGKILVNLVRNCSRLRYLSLNGNNLHGAIPRSIGRCSQLQLIGLTDNMLEGGIPSQLGSLSKLKVLSLWNNSLSGRIPPAIGNLAELIQLNLQHNQLTASVPAAIGNLTSLTHVDLSYNYLAGGIPSELMNLTTLTTLYLDDNQLTGAIPAAVGNLSSLALLDLSNNQLTGGIPSEIGNLVPLTLLYLSGNQLAGTIPSEIGNLGRLRNLDFSSNLLVGTIPSSLGSVKDLYILSFYDNQLEAGNDVEWGFLAALSNCTKLRALDLSRNYLGGILPRSIANLSTTLERLSMITNDIAGSIPAEIVNLAKLSEVWLSSNLLGGPIPATLGSLPSLQRIALEDNKLTGEIPATLGNLTGLSTLLVSSNELHGPIPLTLARCPLDTLDLSFNKLSGTLPKEILSISTLTVFLNVSSNSLTGSLPPQVGNLKNVRALDVSKNKLSGEIPGSIGGCEVLQYLHMEENLFDGPLPPSFSGLKGLQELDVSRNNLSGSIPSFFGRFPFLRLLNISFNNFEGEIPPDGIFRNARAFSFAGNNKLCGGVRNLKLPPCSFHRSSTKKKHTSPKLIAIISAAAGTVCLVLLFSSFCALRWILKSKRETRTMTSIGDRYKKVSYAELLRATDGFSTANLIGAGGYGSVYKGFMNGVVDVYDVVAVKVFNLQQRGSSRSFIAECDALRNIRHRNLVKILTACASIDFRGNDFKALVYQFLPNGNLDQWLHPDAQGPTRRTLSLTQRLNILMDVACALDYLHHQGPDPIVHCDIKPRNILLDNDMVAHVGDFGLARILNRVPITEPQRSSSSMILKGTIGYVAPEYGVANKASTEGDVYSYGIVVLEMFTGKKPTDVTAQNGLSLPRYVEMTLPERVADIMDANLQLIMEEGDEEEAHQDMERMKADAVECIISILRIGIECTKESPPERMQMKDVISELVAIRSTLFRHKVQGGRRVAI